One Perognathus longimembris pacificus isolate PPM17 chromosome 24, ASM2315922v1, whole genome shotgun sequence DNA segment encodes these proteins:
- the Npnt gene encoding nephronectin isoform X2: MDFLAALALLCSLYLPAAAEFDGRWPRQIVSSIGLCRYGGRIDCCWGWARQSWGHCQPVCQPQCKHGECIGPNKCKCHPGYAGKTCNQDEPFYPTSFDQGRDQPVFQPLDHQATSLPSRDLNECGLKPRPCKHRCMNTFGSYKCYCLNGYMLMPDGSCSSALTCSMANCQYGCDVVKGQVRCQCPSPGLQLAPDGRTCVDVDECATGKVSCPRFRQCVNTFGSYICKCHKGFDLMYIGGKYQCHDVDECSLGQHQCSSFAQCYNIHGSYQCKCKDGYEGDGWNCVYIPRVMIEPSGPMHVPKGNDTGLKGDGGHTNWIPDVGSSRWPPKTPYIPPVITSRPTSKPTTRPTPKPTRQPTPPPPPPPFPTEFLTPPPPPPPTPERPSTRVTTIMPTTSTSRGITVDNRIQTDPQKPRGDVFIPRQPSNDLFEIFEIERGISADDEAKDDPGVLVHSCNFDHGLCGWIREKDSDLHWEPIRDPAGGQYLTVSAAKAPGGKAARLVLPLGHLMQSGDLCLSFRHKVTGLHSGTLQVFVRKHGAHGAALWGRNGGHGWRQTHLTLRGADIKSVIFKGEKRRGHTGEIGLDDVSLKKGHCSEER; this comes from the exons CTGTATGTCAACCTCAGTGTAAACATGGAGAATGTATTGGGCCCAACAAGTGCAAGTGTCATCCTGGCTATGCTGGAAAAACCTGCAACCAAG ACGAACCCTTCTACCCAACTTCTTTTGACCAAGGCAGAGATCAGCCTGTTTTCCAACCCTTGGATCATCAAGCCACAAGTTTACCTTCAAGGG ATCTGAACGAATGTGGCCTGAAGCCCCGGCCGTGTAAGCACAGGTGCATGAACACCTTCGGCAGCTACAAGTGCTATTGTCTCAACGGATATATGCTTATGCCGGATGGCTCCTGCTCAA GTGCACTAACGTGCTCCATGGCAAACTGTCAGTATGGCTGTGATGTGGTGAAAGGACAAGTCCGATGCCAGTGCCCGTCCCCTGGCCTGCAGCTGGCCCCTGACGGCAGGACCTGTGTGG ATGTTGATGAATGTGCTACAGGGAAAGTCTCCTGCCCCAGATTTAGGCAGTGTGTCAACACTTTTGGAAGTTACATCTGCAAGTGTCATAAAGGCTTCGACCTCATGTACATCGGAGGCAAATACCAATGTCACG ATGTAGATGAATGCTCTCTTGGTCAGCATCAGTGCAGCAGTTTTGCTCAATGTTACAACATACATGGATCCTACCAGTGTAAATGTAAAGATGGCTATGAAGGCGATGGATGGAACTGTGTGT ATATCCCCAGAGTCATGATTGAACCATCAGGTCCAATGCATGTACCGAAGGGAAATGATACGGGTTTAAAGGGTGATGGAGGACACACTAATTGGATTCCTGATGTTGGAAGTTCTAGGTGGCCACCGAAGACACCATATATTCCTCCTGTCATTACCAGCAGGCCCACTTCTAAACCAACAACAAGACCTACACCAAAGCCAACTCGACAACCtactccacccccaccaccaccacccttccCCACAGAGTTCCtaacacctccacctccacctccaccaacCCCGGAAAGGCCATCCACCAGAGTGACAACCATAATGCCAACTACCAGTACATCAAGAGGGATCACAGTGGACAACAGGATCCAAACAGATCCTCAGAAACCCAGAGGGGATGTGTTCA TTCCACGACAGCCGTCGAATGActtatttgaaatatttgaaatagaaaGAGGAATCAGTGCAGACGATGAGGCAAAGGACGATCCAG GTGTTCTGGTACACAGCTGTAATTTTGACCATGGACTTTGTGGATGGATCAGGGAAAAAGACAGTGACTTACACTGGGAACCAATCAGGGACCCAGCAG GTGGACAGTATCTGACTGTGTCGGCAGCCAAGGCCCCAGGGGGAAAAGCCGCTCGCTTGGTGCTACCTCTGGGCCACCTCATGCAATCAGGGGACCTGTGCCTGTCGTTCAGGCACAAGGTGACGGGGCTGCATTCCGGCACACTGCAGGTGTTTGTGAGGAAGCACGGTGCCCATGGGGCAGCCCTGTGGGGAAGAAACGGAGGCCATGGCTGGAGGCAGACACACCTCACCTTGCGAGGGGCTGACATCAAGAGC GTCATCTTCAAAGGTGAAAAGAGGCGTGGTCACACTGGGGAGATTGGATTGGATGATGTGAGCTTGAAAAAAGGCCACTGCTCAGAAGAACGCTAA
- the Npnt gene encoding nephronectin isoform X4, with protein sequence MDFLAALALLCSLYLPAAAEFDGRWPRQIVSSIGLCRYGGRIDCCWGWARQSWGHCQPVCQPQCKHGECIGPNKCKCHPGYAGKTCNQDLNECGLKPRPCKHRCMNTFGSYKCYCLNGYMLMPDGSCSSALTCSMANCQYGCDVVKGQVRCQCPSPGLQLAPDGRTCVDVDECATGKVSCPRFRQCVNTFGSYICKCHKGFDLMYIGGKYQCHDVDECSLGQHQCSSFAQCYNIHGSYQCKCKDGYEGDGWNCVYIPRVMIEPSGPMHVPKGNDTGLKGDGGHTNWIPDVGSSRWPPKTPYIPPVITSRPTSKPTTRPTPKPTRQPTPPPPPPPFPTEFLTPPPPPPPTPERPSTRVTTIMPTTSTSRGITVDNRIQTDPQKPRGDVFIPRQPSNDLFEIFEIERGISADDEAKDDPGVLVHSCNFDHGLCGWIREKDSDLHWEPIRDPAGGQYLTVSAAKAPGGKAARLVLPLGHLMQSGDLCLSFRHKVTGLHSGTLQVFVRKHGAHGAALWGRNGGHGWRQTHLTLRGADIKSVIFKGEKRRGHTGEIGLDDVSLKKGHCSEER encoded by the exons CTGTATGTCAACCTCAGTGTAAACATGGAGAATGTATTGGGCCCAACAAGTGCAAGTGTCATCCTGGCTATGCTGGAAAAACCTGCAACCAAG ATCTGAACGAATGTGGCCTGAAGCCCCGGCCGTGTAAGCACAGGTGCATGAACACCTTCGGCAGCTACAAGTGCTATTGTCTCAACGGATATATGCTTATGCCGGATGGCTCCTGCTCAA GTGCACTAACGTGCTCCATGGCAAACTGTCAGTATGGCTGTGATGTGGTGAAAGGACAAGTCCGATGCCAGTGCCCGTCCCCTGGCCTGCAGCTGGCCCCTGACGGCAGGACCTGTGTGG ATGTTGATGAATGTGCTACAGGGAAAGTCTCCTGCCCCAGATTTAGGCAGTGTGTCAACACTTTTGGAAGTTACATCTGCAAGTGTCATAAAGGCTTCGACCTCATGTACATCGGAGGCAAATACCAATGTCACG ATGTAGATGAATGCTCTCTTGGTCAGCATCAGTGCAGCAGTTTTGCTCAATGTTACAACATACATGGATCCTACCAGTGTAAATGTAAAGATGGCTATGAAGGCGATGGATGGAACTGTGTGT ATATCCCCAGAGTCATGATTGAACCATCAGGTCCAATGCATGTACCGAAGGGAAATGATACGGGTTTAAAGGGTGATGGAGGACACACTAATTGGATTCCTGATGTTGGAAGTTCTAGGTGGCCACCGAAGACACCATATATTCCTCCTGTCATTACCAGCAGGCCCACTTCTAAACCAACAACAAGACCTACACCAAAGCCAACTCGACAACCtactccacccccaccaccaccacccttccCCACAGAGTTCCtaacacctccacctccacctccaccaacCCCGGAAAGGCCATCCACCAGAGTGACAACCATAATGCCAACTACCAGTACATCAAGAGGGATCACAGTGGACAACAGGATCCAAACAGATCCTCAGAAACCCAGAGGGGATGTGTTCA TTCCACGACAGCCGTCGAATGActtatttgaaatatttgaaatagaaaGAGGAATCAGTGCAGACGATGAGGCAAAGGACGATCCAG GTGTTCTGGTACACAGCTGTAATTTTGACCATGGACTTTGTGGATGGATCAGGGAAAAAGACAGTGACTTACACTGGGAACCAATCAGGGACCCAGCAG GTGGACAGTATCTGACTGTGTCGGCAGCCAAGGCCCCAGGGGGAAAAGCCGCTCGCTTGGTGCTACCTCTGGGCCACCTCATGCAATCAGGGGACCTGTGCCTGTCGTTCAGGCACAAGGTGACGGGGCTGCATTCCGGCACACTGCAGGTGTTTGTGAGGAAGCACGGTGCCCATGGGGCAGCCCTGTGGGGAAGAAACGGAGGCCATGGCTGGAGGCAGACACACCTCACCTTGCGAGGGGCTGACATCAAGAGC GTCATCTTCAAAGGTGAAAAGAGGCGTGGTCACACTGGGGAGATTGGATTGGATGATGTGAGCTTGAAAAAAGGCCACTGCTCAGAAGAACGCTAA